From Bos mutus isolate GX-2022 chromosome 5, NWIPB_WYAK_1.1, whole genome shotgun sequence, one genomic window encodes:
- the PARPBP gene encoding PCNA-interacting partner isoform X3, with translation MAGLNQKSILDMIKEFRRNWHTLCNSERTTVCGADSMLLALQLSMAENNKQHSGEFTVSLSDIILTWKYFLHEKLNLPVENIKVIDHYEDIRKIYDDFLKNSNMLDLIDVYKKCSDLTSNCENCVNICPSRLLDFLSGREYAVDDETDFSEPVSPMSKHSQENEKHCGGSDTLSDKDAAD, from the exons ATGGCTGGGCTTAATCAGAAGTCTATCTTGGATATGATTAAAGAGTTCAGAAGGAACTGGCACACTCTTTGTAACTCTGAGAGAACTACTGTGTGTGGTGCAGACTCCATGCTCTTGGCATTGCAGCTTTCCATGGCAGAGAACAACAAACAG cATAGTGGAGAGTTTACAGTCTCTCTCAGTGATATCATATTGACCTGGAAATACTTTCTACATGAGAAATTAAACTTACCAGTTGAAAATATAAAAGTGATTGACCATTATGAGGACATCAGGAAGATTTATGATGATTTCTTAAAGAATAGTAACATGTTAGATCTGATTGATGTTTATAAAAAATGTAGTGATTTGACTTCGAATTGTGAAAATTGTGTGAACATATGTCct AGTCGCCTATTGGATTTTCTGTCTGGCAGAGAATACGCAGTAGATGATGAGACTGATTTTTCTGAACCAGTATCACCAATGAGTAAACACAgccaggaaaatgaaaag